In Thalassotalea fonticola, a single genomic region encodes these proteins:
- the msrB gene encoding peptide-methionine (R)-S-oxide reductase MsrB, giving the protein MSAADDKYKETLSADAFKVCRLGATESPFSGKYYDHWQQGSYVCACCQDHLFLSSSKFQSGCGWPSFFEAIENKVSYLTDSSHGMQRTEIKCKACDSHLGHVFDDGPAPTFKRYCVNSLSLNFEASNDS; this is encoded by the coding sequence ATGAGTGCAGCAGATGACAAGTATAAAGAAACATTATCGGCTGACGCTTTTAAAGTTTGTCGCTTAGGTGCTACCGAATCACCTTTTTCAGGAAAGTATTATGATCATTGGCAGCAGGGCAGTTATGTTTGTGCGTGTTGCCAAGATCATTTATTTTTAAGTTCGTCAAAATTTCAGTCCGGTTGTGGCTGGCCAAGTTTTTTTGAGGCAATAGAAAATAAAGTTTCCTATCTAACTGATAGCAGTCATGGTATGCAGCGTACTGAGATAAAGTGTAAAGCTTGTGACTCGCATCTTGGTCATGTTTTTGATGATGGCCCAGCTCCTACCTTTAAACGCTACTGCGTTAACTCTTTAAGCCTAAATTTTGAAGCCTCTAACGACAGTTAA
- a CDS encoding alanine/glycine:cation symporter family protein, translating into MLEFVNFINGIIWSPALIYLCLGTGLFFSYKTRFVQVRFFREMYRLLLSGKSSEKGISSFQALAVSLSGRVGTGNIAGVAAAIGFGGPGAVFWMWVVAFLGASTAYVESTLAQIYKEEDEGSYRGGPAYYIEKAMGQKWYAWIFAIATILACGVMLPMVQSNGIGEAVEQAFGTAGTLDTALGVISYAKIYTATAVVLLLGFIIFGGVKRIAHFTQIVVPFMALAYILVSLIIIGLNIDQLPHVFMLIIGDAFTPMAGVGAAIGWGVKRGVYSNEAGQGTGPHAAAAAEVDHPAQQGLVQAFSVYIDTLFVCSATAFMILITGAYNVHGVGDAFIIQNVAAEVAANSPAFTQMAVDSVFVGVGKPFIAIALFFFAFTTILAYYFIAENNVYYIHRTLKIPGLTFLLKAVIMSATFYGTVKAADIAWGMGDIGVGLMAWLNIIGILIIFFMSKPALKALKDYEEQRKAGVEKYTFDPKKLGIKNAELWEKKL; encoded by the coding sequence TTGCTAGAGTTTGTTAATTTTATAAATGGGATCATTTGGAGCCCTGCGTTAATATACCTATGTTTAGGCACTGGCCTGTTCTTTTCATACAAAACCCGCTTTGTACAAGTGCGTTTTTTCAGAGAAATGTACCGACTACTGTTATCAGGTAAAAGCTCTGAGAAGGGGATTTCATCTTTTCAAGCATTAGCCGTTTCATTATCTGGCCGAGTTGGTACCGGTAATATTGCCGGTGTTGCTGCAGCTATTGGCTTTGGTGGCCCCGGCGCAGTATTTTGGATGTGGGTGGTCGCATTTTTAGGTGCATCTACAGCGTATGTTGAATCAACATTGGCGCAGATTTATAAAGAAGAAGATGAAGGCTCATACCGTGGTGGTCCAGCTTACTATATTGAAAAAGCAATGGGCCAAAAATGGTACGCATGGATATTTGCCATTGCTACAATTTTAGCTTGTGGCGTTATGCTACCTATGGTGCAATCTAATGGTATTGGTGAAGCTGTAGAACAAGCATTTGGGACAGCGGGTACTCTTGATACTGCATTAGGTGTAATTAGTTATGCCAAAATTTATACGGCTACTGCAGTTGTGTTATTGCTAGGGTTTATCATATTTGGTGGGGTTAAACGTATTGCTCACTTCACCCAGATCGTCGTTCCTTTTATGGCGCTTGCGTATATTTTAGTGTCTCTGATAATTATTGGTTTAAACATAGATCAATTGCCACATGTATTTATGCTAATTATTGGTGATGCATTTACTCCTATGGCTGGTGTAGGCGCTGCAATTGGTTGGGGTGTTAAGCGTGGTGTTTATTCGAACGAAGCAGGCCAGGGGACAGGTCCGCATGCTGCAGCCGCCGCTGAAGTAGACCACCCCGCGCAACAAGGTTTAGTACAAGCCTTTTCTGTTTATATTGATACCTTATTCGTTTGTTCAGCTACTGCATTTATGATCCTTATTACTGGCGCGTACAATGTTCATGGTGTAGGTGACGCATTTATTATCCAAAACGTAGCTGCAGAAGTTGCTGCCAACAGCCCTGCATTTACTCAAATGGCAGTAGACAGTGTTTTTGTTGGTGTAGGTAAACCGTTTATCGCTATTGCTTTATTCTTCTTCGCCTTTACCACTATCTTGGCTTACTACTTTATTGCGGAGAATAATGTTTATTACATTCACCGTACGTTAAAAATACCAGGTTTAACGTTTTTATTAAAAGCCGTTATTATGAGTGCCACGTTTTACGGAACAGTAAAAGCTGCTGATATTGCATGGGGAATGGGAGATATTGGTGTTGGCTTAATGGCATGGTTAAATATAATCGGCATCTTAATTATTTTCTTTATGTCTAAACCTGCGCTCAAAGCATTAAAAGACTATGAAGAACAACGTAAAGCTGGCGTTGAAAAATACACATTTGACCCGAAAAAGCTTGGTATTAAGAATGCCGAACTATGGGAAAAGAAACTTTAA
- a CDS encoding bifunctional 4-hydroxy-2-oxoglutarate aldolase/2-dehydro-3-deoxy-phosphogluconate aldolase, which yields MSLTNTWLTQPEEIFSLGSIVPVLVIENVEDAVPIAKALIAGGINVLEVTLRTANALEVIKEIATNVPEAMIGSGTVINPETLQQSIDAGAKFAISPGLTKELLAAAKESKIPLIPGIASISELMTGIDAGFDHFKFFPAEAVGGSKSIKSISGPFPNIRFCPTGGINQDNMGNYLNLNNVSCIGGSWLVPNDAVANKDWAKITEITKNAVAAARQFTK from the coding sequence ATGTCGTTAACAAATACATGGCTAACTCAGCCAGAAGAAATTTTTTCATTAGGATCGATTGTTCCTGTCTTAGTCATAGAGAATGTTGAAGATGCAGTACCAATTGCAAAAGCATTAATTGCTGGTGGCATCAATGTTTTAGAAGTTACTTTAAGAACAGCTAATGCTTTAGAAGTGATTAAAGAAATCGCGACTAATGTTCCTGAAGCTATGATTGGCTCTGGAACAGTAATTAACCCGGAAACTCTGCAACAATCAATTGATGCTGGGGCAAAATTTGCCATAAGTCCAGGTTTAACTAAAGAGTTACTGGCCGCGGCAAAAGAGTCAAAAATTCCATTAATTCCAGGAATTGCATCAATTTCAGAATTAATGACAGGTATAGATGCTGGTTTTGATCACTTTAAGTTTTTCCCGGCTGAAGCTGTAGGTGGTTCTAAATCGATCAAATCAATTTCAGGCCCGTTCCCTAATATTCGCTTTTGCCCTACAGGTGGCATAAACCAGGATAATATGGGCAATTATTTAAACTTAAACAATGTAAGCTGTATTGGTGGTTCATGGTTAGTACCAAATGATGCCGTTGCTAACAAAGATTGGGCTAAAATTACCGAAATTACTAAAAATGCAGTTGCTGCAGCTAGGCAATTTACAAAATAG
- the gndA gene encoding NADP-dependent phosphogluconate dehydrogenase → MSNNTNKCDIGFVGLGVMGKNLVLNLADNGYKIAAFDLDSEKVEAAIEQDVLETNKQTPRVIGCSSYTELLSKLKTPHLIVLSVPAGEVVDQVCQNLIGAGIQPDDIVIDTGNSLWTDTVKRESNYQDNFIFFSSAVSGGEVGARFGPALMPSGSAYAWTRVKPIWSAIAAKVDSVTGKPIERTEPGQIVVDGEPCADYIGPAGSGHYVKMVHNGIEYADMQMICEAYHVLREGLQFSCDDIADIFSQWNEGVLDSYLMGISVEVLRHKDPETGSHLVDLILDQAGQKGTGLWTAVSSLEVGCPAPTISQAVYARSISAFKTLRQQTSKTLSAPHVESYSDTQKQELVSQLHDALYCAKICAYAQGFQLMKLASVEQNWQLNFASIAKIWRSGCIIRAAFLQSITDAFERDDKLENLLLDSFFSEQLSKYQQNWRYAVAKATMMGIPIGAISASLSYYDSMRSAVLPANLLQGQRDYFGAHTFKRVDKPATQKFHVQWTSPGRPIEQV, encoded by the coding sequence ATGTCAAACAATACAAATAAATGTGACATCGGCTTTGTAGGTCTTGGTGTTATGGGGAAAAACCTTGTTCTAAATTTAGCTGATAATGGCTATAAAATTGCTGCTTTTGATTTAGATTCTGAAAAGGTCGAAGCGGCTATCGAACAAGATGTTCTAGAAACAAATAAACAAACTCCTAGAGTTATTGGTTGCTCATCATATACAGAGCTTTTGTCAAAATTAAAAACGCCACACCTTATCGTATTATCGGTTCCTGCCGGTGAGGTAGTAGATCAAGTCTGTCAAAATTTGATCGGCGCGGGCATACAGCCTGATGATATCGTAATTGATACCGGTAATAGTTTATGGACAGATACCGTAAAGCGAGAATCGAACTATCAGGACAACTTTATCTTCTTTTCTTCCGCGGTTTCTGGTGGTGAAGTGGGGGCGCGCTTTGGTCCTGCTTTGATGCCAAGTGGCTCTGCTTATGCGTGGACTAGGGTAAAGCCTATTTGGAGCGCGATTGCTGCTAAAGTTGATTCTGTAACGGGTAAGCCTATTGAGCGTACTGAACCAGGTCAAATTGTAGTAGATGGTGAACCTTGCGCAGACTATATTGGTCCCGCGGGCTCAGGTCATTATGTAAAAATGGTTCACAATGGTATTGAGTACGCTGACATGCAAATGATTTGTGAAGCCTATCATGTATTGCGTGAAGGCCTACAATTTAGCTGTGATGACATTGCTGATATATTCTCCCAATGGAACGAAGGTGTACTTGATAGTTATTTAATGGGCATATCTGTTGAAGTATTACGTCATAAAGACCCTGAAACAGGTTCACACCTGGTTGATCTTATTCTTGATCAAGCGGGACAAAAGGGCACTGGTTTATGGACTGCCGTTAGTTCATTGGAAGTTGGTTGTCCAGCCCCGACAATTTCACAAGCGGTTTATGCTCGTTCAATTTCAGCATTTAAAACCTTGCGTCAGCAGACATCGAAAACACTTTCTGCGCCCCATGTTGAAAGCTATAGCGATACTCAAAAGCAAGAATTGGTTAGCCAATTACATGATGCTTTGTATTGCGCGAAAATTTGTGCCTATGCCCAAGGATTTCAGTTAATGAAATTAGCCAGTGTGGAGCAAAACTGGCAATTAAACTTTGCATCTATAGCTAAAATTTGGCGTTCAGGTTGTATTATTAGAGCTGCGTTTTTGCAATCAATTACCGATGCATTTGAACGCGATGATAAACTGGAGAATTTATTACTAGATTCATTCTTCAGTGAACAATTAAGCAAGTATCAACAAAACTGGCGTTATGCGGTAGCGAAAGCAACCATGATGGGTATCCCTATCGGCGCTATCTCTGCGTCATTAAGTTATTATGATTCAATGCGTAGTGCTGTTCTACCTGCTAACCTATTACAGGGGCAGCGTGATTATTTTGGTGCTCATACGTTTAAACGAGTCGATAAGCCAGCAACGCAAAAGTTTCATGTACAGTGGACATCTCCCGGACGTCCTATAGAGCAAGTTTAA
- a CDS encoding glucokinase translates to MSNDVINIVADIGGTNLRIAMLDELGNIKNLKTYQCSQYPCLRNVIDDYLQTLEINSLKQDVNACLAIACPVDQDLIDMTNLPWSFSKAKLKADLGLNKLHMINDYTAIAWSINSLDEWQKYKIGGGEVVSHKPIAICGPGTGLGVANVIWGNDQWISVGGEGGHSDFAPINDVEIAILNYLKEKYSRVSYEQLLSGLGIEQIYQALCHYRDVDTKNFSAAEISNRAIEKRCDICLETMEQFCKTLGSFAGNLALTTASFGGVYIAGGIVPRFLEFFEESGFRRRFEAKGRFTHFNAKIPTFVITESQPGLLGASAYLIQQNINEDLCR, encoded by the coding sequence ATGTCAAATGATGTAATTAATATTGTTGCAGATATTGGTGGCACTAATTTACGTATAGCGATGCTAGATGAATTAGGAAATATTAAAAATTTAAAGACTTATCAATGCTCACAATATCCTTGTTTACGTAATGTAATTGATGATTACTTGCAGACATTAGAGATAAATAGTCTTAAGCAAGACGTTAACGCATGTCTAGCTATTGCTTGTCCCGTTGATCAAGACTTAATTGATATGACCAACTTGCCATGGAGCTTTTCTAAAGCAAAATTAAAAGCTGATCTAGGTTTAAATAAACTTCATATGATTAACGACTATACAGCTATTGCCTGGTCGATTAATAGTTTAGATGAGTGGCAAAAATATAAAATAGGCGGCGGTGAGGTTGTAAGTCACAAACCTATTGCAATTTGTGGTCCAGGTACTGGTTTAGGAGTTGCTAACGTAATTTGGGGTAATGATCAGTGGATAAGTGTTGGCGGTGAAGGTGGTCACTCAGACTTTGCTCCAATTAACGATGTTGAAATTGCCATTTTAAACTATTTAAAAGAAAAATATTCACGCGTATCTTACGAGCAATTGCTTTCAGGCTTAGGAATTGAGCAAATATATCAAGCACTTTGCCACTATCGTGATGTCGATACAAAAAACTTTAGTGCGGCGGAAATCTCCAACCGTGCAATCGAAAAACGCTGTGATATTTGTTTAGAGACAATGGAGCAGTTTTGTAAAACTTTGGGTAGTTTTGCCGGTAATTTAGCATTAACAACAGCCAGTTTTGGTGGTGTTTATATTGCAGGTGGGATTGTACCAAGGTTTTTGGAATTCTTTGAAGAGAGCGGTTTTAGACGCCGTTTCGAAGCAAAAGGTCGGTTTACCCATTTTAATGCGAAAATACCAACTTTTGTGATCACCGAATCACAACCTGGTTTACTTGGTGCTAGCGCTTACTTAATTCAACAAAATATAAACGAGGACTTATGTCGTTAA
- the gap gene encoding type I glyceraldehyde-3-phosphate dehydrogenase, producing the protein MKKIAINGFGRIGRLVFRAAAERNDLEVVAINDLIDIDYMAYMLKYDSTHGRFKGTVEVAENALIVNGKSVRITAERNPENLKWDEVGAEIVVESTGLFLTDETARKHIAAGARKVILSAPSKDATPMFVSGVNFDEYQGEDIVSNASCTTNCLAPLAKVINDKFGIENGLMTTVHAATATQKTVDAPSAKDWRGGRGAGQNIIPSSTGAAKAVGRVIPELNGKLTGMAFRVPTPDVSVVDLTINLKTSASYEDICAAVKEASEGEMKGILGYTEDAVVSNDFIGESCTSVFDAKAGIAMTDKFVKLVSWYDNEMGYSNKVLDLAAHVFAYEEAVIPKRLAS; encoded by the coding sequence ATGAAAAAAATTGCAATTAATGGTTTTGGCCGTATTGGTCGCTTAGTATTTAGAGCTGCCGCAGAGCGAAATGATTTAGAAGTTGTTGCTATCAATGATTTGATCGACATAGATTATATGGCTTACATGCTTAAATACGACTCTACACATGGTCGTTTTAAGGGAACTGTTGAAGTTGCAGAAAATGCTTTAATTGTAAATGGAAAGTCAGTTCGTATCACTGCAGAACGTAATCCAGAGAATTTAAAATGGGATGAAGTAGGTGCTGAAATAGTTGTTGAATCAACCGGCCTATTTTTAACTGATGAAACTGCTCGTAAGCACATTGCTGCTGGCGCGAGAAAGGTTATCTTGTCAGCTCCTTCTAAAGACGCAACCCCAATGTTTGTTTCAGGTGTTAACTTTGATGAGTATCAAGGTGAAGACATTGTTTCTAATGCTTCATGTACAACAAATTGTTTAGCGCCACTGGCGAAAGTTATCAATGACAAATTTGGTATTGAAAACGGATTAATGACTACAGTACATGCTGCAACAGCAACACAAAAAACAGTCGATGCGCCAAGCGCAAAGGACTGGCGTGGTGGTCGTGGAGCTGGTCAAAACATTATTCCATCTTCAACTGGTGCAGCTAAAGCTGTTGGACGTGTTATTCCAGAACTAAATGGTAAACTTACCGGGATGGCATTTCGAGTACCAACACCAGATGTTTCTGTTGTCGACCTAACTATCAACCTTAAAACTTCTGCCAGCTATGAAGATATTTGTGCTGCTGTTAAAGAAGCTTCTGAGGGTGAAATGAAAGGTATTTTAGGCTATACCGAAGATGCGGTTGTTTCTAATGATTTTATTGGTGAATCTTGTACTAGCGTGTTCGATGCTAAAGCAGGTATTGCGATGACAGATAAGTTTGTAAAACTTGTTTCTTGGTATGACAATGAAATGGGATATTCAAACAAAGTATTAGATTTAGCAGCTCATGTATTCGCTTATGAGGAAGCTGTTATCCCAAAGCGTTTAGCTAGCTAA
- a CDS encoding glyceraldehyde-3-phosphate dehydrogenase, with product MTSQHEEMYQKSWQERQDFAERMQPIIGQLYRNFGVEVSVYGRPLVNASAIDIIKAHKYVGTHEETKLRLRESFPFVEALSKMDLRPASIDVGKLAYRYLFQGEANDLTIEQYLQKELSPLKEQAAPAPKDVVLYGFGRIGRILARLLIERTGPMANLRLRAIVIRPGKDGDLEKRASLLRRDSIHGAFNGSISVDEDQGAIRANGAYIKVIYAKSPSEIDYTQYGIEDALVVDNTGIWTDEDGLGQHLQSKGVGKVLLTAPGKGDIKNIVYGVNQDMILDEDKIVSAASCTTNAITPVLKALNDKYGIKNGHVETVHSYTNDQNLIDNYHKSERRGRSAPLNMVITSTGAAKAVAKALPELKGLLTGNAIRVPTPNVSMAIMNLNLKTATDREALNDYLRGVSLESPLREQVDYTASTEIVSTDLVGSRFAGVVDSQATIVEDDRAVLYVWYDNEFGYSCQVVKVMHKMAGVTFQNLPKA from the coding sequence ATGACTTCTCAACACGAGGAAATGTATCAAAAGAGCTGGCAGGAACGCCAGGATTTCGCTGAAAGAATGCAACCAATTATTGGACAATTATATCGTAACTTCGGTGTAGAGGTTTCTGTATATGGCCGTCCATTAGTGAATGCTTCTGCAATTGATATTATCAAAGCACATAAATACGTTGGTACTCATGAAGAAACCAAGTTACGTTTACGTGAGAGTTTTCCGTTTGTCGAAGCATTAAGTAAAATGGACTTACGTCCGGCAAGTATAGATGTAGGTAAATTAGCATACCGTTACTTATTCCAAGGCGAAGCCAATGATTTAACCATTGAGCAATACCTTCAAAAAGAGCTTTCGCCATTAAAAGAGCAAGCCGCACCAGCACCTAAAGATGTTGTTTTATACGGTTTTGGTCGTATTGGTCGGATCTTGGCTCGTTTACTTATCGAACGTACTGGCCCAATGGCGAACTTACGTTTACGTGCAATTGTTATCCGCCCGGGTAAAGATGGTGATCTTGAAAAACGTGCATCACTGTTACGTCGTGATTCAATCCATGGCGCATTTAATGGCAGTATTTCAGTTGATGAAGACCAAGGTGCAATTCGTGCTAACGGTGCATACATTAAAGTAATATATGCAAAATCACCTAGTGAAATTGATTACACCCAATACGGCATTGAAGATGCCTTAGTTGTTGATAACACTGGTATTTGGACTGATGAAGATGGGTTAGGTCAGCACCTTCAATCTAAAGGTGTTGGTAAAGTACTATTAACAGCACCAGGTAAAGGCGACATTAAAAATATCGTTTACGGTGTTAACCAAGATATGATCTTGGATGAAGACAAGATTGTTTCAGCAGCAAGTTGTACTACCAATGCAATCACACCGGTACTTAAAGCACTAAATGACAAGTATGGCATTAAAAATGGTCACGTTGAAACCGTTCACTCATACACTAACGATCAAAACTTAATTGATAACTACCATAAATCTGAACGTCGTGGTCGCAGTGCACCGCTTAACATGGTAATCACTTCTACGGGCGCAGCTAAAGCAGTTGCGAAAGCATTGCCAGAATTGAAAGGTTTATTAACGGGTAACGCAATTCGTGTTCCTACGCCAAACGTTTCTATGGCTATTATGAACCTTAACCTCAAAACGGCTACAGACCGTGAAGCATTGAATGATTACTTACGTGGTGTATCACTAGAGTCACCATTGCGTGAACAAGTTGACTACACAGCCTCAACTGAAATTGTATCTACAGATTTAGTTGGATCTCGTTTCGCTGGTGTTGTTGACTCACAAGCAACGATTGTTGAAGACGATCGCGCTGTATTATACGTTTGGTATGATAATGAATTTGGTTATAGCTGCCAGGTTGTTAAAGTGATGCATAAAATGGCTGGTGTTACGTTCCAGAACTTACCAAAGGCATAA
- a CDS encoding M14 family metallopeptidase has translation MQISSNFDSGNIRVIKADSANDIQLEIKLDNQSEYYQWFHFKLHNNERCEHSLTITNAGQSAYVEGWKDYQAVASYDRITWFRVPTTFDGQNLTITVTPEFDSMYFAYFVPYSYERHQDLIHQAQLDADCQLEVLGQTYDGRDISLLRVGEPEEGKMNIWLTARQHPGETMAEWFMEGFIDRLLDEDDGTARALFSKAVFYMVPNMNPDGGYRGHLRTNALGVNLNREWQTPSMEKSPEVYLVTEKMKQIGVDMHLDIHGDEALPVNFVAGCEGIPSYSEHHKMLEEKFKNVLLAITPEFQDSRGYDKDEPGKANLTVGSNWVGEQFKCLAYTVEMPFKDNDLLPDPLVGWNDNRSSILGRDTLTAIYHVVDDLR, from the coding sequence ATGCAAATCTCTTCAAATTTTGACAGTGGTAATATTCGTGTCATTAAAGCTGATTCAGCTAACGATATTCAATTGGAAATAAAACTTGATAATCAATCTGAATATTATCAATGGTTTCATTTTAAATTGCACAATAACGAGCGCTGTGAACATAGTTTAACAATTACCAATGCCGGTCAGTCTGCATACGTAGAAGGTTGGAAAGATTATCAAGCGGTAGCGTCTTATGATCGTATTACCTGGTTTAGAGTACCAACCACGTTTGATGGTCAAAACTTAACTATCACGGTTACCCCTGAATTTGATTCAATGTATTTTGCGTATTTTGTACCTTATAGCTATGAGCGTCATCAAGATTTGATCCATCAAGCGCAACTTGATGCTGATTGCCAGTTAGAAGTATTAGGGCAAACGTATGATGGACGTGATATTAGCTTGTTAAGAGTGGGTGAGCCTGAAGAAGGTAAAATGAATATCTGGTTAACAGCTCGTCAGCATCCAGGTGAAACGATGGCAGAATGGTTTATGGAAGGCTTTATAGATCGCTTGTTGGATGAGGATGACGGTACTGCTCGTGCTTTATTTAGTAAGGCGGTTTTTTACATGGTGCCTAACATGAATCCTGATGGTGGTTACCGCGGCCATTTAAGAACTAATGCGCTTGGCGTTAATTTGAATCGTGAATGGCAAACGCCTTCAATGGAAAAGAGCCCGGAAGTTTATCTTGTAACCGAGAAGATGAAGCAAATTGGTGTGGATATGCATCTAGATATTCATGGCGATGAAGCGTTACCGGTAAATTTTGTTGCTGGTTGCGAAGGTATACCTTCTTATAGCGAGCATCATAAAATGTTAGAAGAAAAGTTTAAAAATGTTCTTTTAGCTATTACACCTGAGTTTCAAGATAGTCGGGGTTACGATAAAGACGAACCTGGAAAGGCCAACTTAACGGTTGGCTCAAACTGGGTAGGTGAACAGTTTAAATGTTTGGCATATACCGTTGAAATGCCATTTAAAGATAATGATTTATTGCCTGATCCTTTAGTGGGTTGGAATGATAATCGCAGCAGCATCTTAGGTAGAGATACTTTGACAGCTATCTATCATGTTGTAGATGATCTAAGATAA
- the ppnP gene encoding pyrimidine/purine nucleoside phosphorylase: MSEFQNVSVVREANIYFDGQVTSRAVIFADGSSKTLGIMLPGEYEFNTSEKELMEIIAGDLDVLLPNSQWQQIKGGESFEVPKDSTFKLKINKVTDYCCSYIK, translated from the coding sequence ATGTCAGAATTTCAAAATGTGTCAGTAGTACGAGAGGCCAATATTTATTTTGATGGGCAAGTGACTAGCCGCGCAGTTATTTTTGCTGATGGCTCGAGCAAAACCTTAGGTATAATGCTGCCTGGTGAGTATGAGTTCAATACCAGTGAAAAAGAATTAATGGAGATTATTGCTGGTGATTTAGATGTTCTTTTACCCAACTCTCAATGGCAACAGATAAAAGGTGGTGAAAGCTTTGAAGTTCCTAAAGATTCAACGTTTAAACTCAAAATTAATAAAGTTACAGATTACTGCTGCAGTTATATCAAATAA
- a CDS encoding TlpA family protein disulfide reductase: MKGFIAQLFIIALVVNLVSMVRETSMLSSWDKDTAPNFELTGLGEEQTFIYQTPNSKEHKTVVYFFAPWCSICRISIQNLQSLYERDNNISVVAVALDFVNKKEVSDFSNKLNLSLPILYGNEEVKQRYQVSAYPSYYVVNYLGEIEHRSMGYSTELGLFLRSR, encoded by the coding sequence TTGAAAGGTTTTATCGCTCAGTTATTTATTATCGCACTTGTTGTTAATTTAGTGTCTATGGTTCGTGAGACAAGCATGTTATCTAGTTGGGATAAAGATACTGCGCCCAATTTTGAATTAACCGGGCTTGGCGAAGAACAAACATTTATCTATCAAACACCCAATAGCAAAGAGCACAAAACTGTTGTTTATTTCTTCGCTCCTTGGTGTTCAATATGTCGCATAAGTATTCAAAATTTACAAAGCTTATATGAACGAGATAACAATATTAGCGTAGTTGCTGTCGCGCTGGATTTTGTTAATAAAAAAGAGGTTTCAGATTTTTCAAATAAATTAAACCTGTCTCTGCCGATTTTATACGGCAATGAAGAAGTTAAACAGCGCTATCAAGTCTCTGCATATCCTAGTTACTACGTGGTCAATTATTTGGGTGAAATTGAACATAGATCAATGGGCTATTCGACTGAGTTAGGGCTATTTCTTCGTAGTCGTTAG
- a CDS encoding YeaC family protein — protein MDLFEVVDNMSIEMYERLKHAAETGKWPEGTPVDQAQRDSAMQLSMAYQSRHLNSDDILTIGSDGGIVHKSKAELKKQFKQAALAVNSDNNNDIARFKNL, from the coding sequence ATGGATCTTTTTGAAGTTGTCGATAATATGTCGATTGAAATGTATGAACGTCTTAAACATGCCGCTGAAACGGGTAAGTGGCCAGAAGGTACACCAGTTGATCAAGCGCAAAGAGATTCAGCTATGCAATTGTCTATGGCTTATCAATCTAGACACTTAAATAGTGATGATATTCTTACTATTGGCAGTGATGGCGGTATTGTGCATAAGAGCAAAGCCGAATTAAAAAAACAATTCAAACAAGCTGCTCTAGCTGTAAATTCTGATAATAATAATGATATAGCCAGGTTCAAAAACTTATGA